The sequence CGGCAGCGACCTTCAGGCCGCCACGCAGCTTGTTGACCACGAGGGTGGCCAGCGCTTCGCCTTCGATGTCCTCGGCGATGATCAGCAGCGGACGACCAGCCTGCACCACGGCTTCGAGGACCGGCAGCATGGCCTGCAGGTTCGACAGCTTCTTCTCGTGGATCAGGATGTAGGGGTTTTCCAGCTCGACCGTCATCTTCTCCGGGTTGGTGACGAAGTAGGGCGAGAGGTAGCCGCGGTCGAACTGCATGCCTTCGACGACGTCGAGTTCGAAGTCGAGACCCTTGGCCTCTTCCACGGTGATGACGCCTTCCTTGCCGACCTTCTCCATGGCCTCGGCGATCTTCTCGCCGACTTCACGGTCGCCGTTGGCGGAGATGATGCCGACCTGGGCGATCTCTTCCGAACCGGCAACGTCCTTCGAACGGCCCTGCAGGTCGGCGACGACCTTGGCCACGGCCAGGTCGATGCCGCGCTTCAGGTCCATCGGGTTCATGCCGGCAGCGACCGACTTCATGCCTTCGCGCACGATGGCCTGGCCCAGCACGGTGGCAGTGGTGGTGCCGTCACCGGCAACGTCGTTGGTCTTCGAAGCGACTTCGCGCAGCATCTGCGCGCCCATGTTCTCGAACTTGTCCTTCAGTTCGATTTCCTTGGCGACGGAAACGCCGTCCTTGGTAATACGGGGAGCGCCGAAGCTCTTGTCCATCACCACGTTGCGACCCTTGGGGCCGAGGGTGACCTTCACGGCATTGGCGAGCGTGTCGACGCCCTTCAGGATGCGTTCGCGCGCATCACGGCCGAACTTTACGTCCTTGGCAGCCATTGTTGTTTCTCCTGGAATTTCGTTGAGTGTG is a genomic window of Aurantiacibacter sp. MUD11 containing:
- the groL gene encoding chaperonin GroEL (60 kDa chaperone family; promotes refolding of misfolded polypeptides especially under stressful conditions; forms two stacked rings of heptamers to form a barrel-shaped 14mer; ends can be capped by GroES; misfolded proteins enter the barrel where they are refolded when GroES binds), which produces MAAKDVKFGRDARERILKGVDTLANAVKVTLGPKGRNVVMDKSFGAPRITKDGVSVAKEIELKDKFENMGAQMLREVASKTNDVAGDGTTTATVLGQAIVREGMKSVAAGMNPMDLKRGIDLAVAKVVADLQGRSKDVAGSEEIAQVGIISANGDREVGEKIAEAMEKVGKEGVITVEEAKGLDFELDVVEGMQFDRGYLSPYFVTNPEKMTVELENPYILIHEKKLSNLQAMLPVLEAVVQAGRPLLIIAEDIEGEALATLVVNKLRGGLKVAAVKAPGFGDRRKAMLQDISILTNGEMISEDLGIKLENVGLSMLGEAKTVTIDKDNTTIVDGAGDAEAIKARVEQIRAQIETTTSDYDREKLQERLAKLAGGVAVIKVGGATEVEVKERKDRVDDALHATRAAVEEGIVPGGGTALLYATKALEGVTGANDDQTRGIDIVRRALQAPVRQIAENAGHDGAVISGKLLEGGDEKLGFNAATDVYEDLVAAGVIDPTKVVRTALQDAASVAALLITTEAAISEIPEDKPAPAMPDMGGMGGMGGMGF